The Lolium perenne isolate Kyuss_39 chromosome 6, Kyuss_2.0, whole genome shotgun sequence genome segment atcacttcggatactatattcatagtgtcagttagtggttctcttacaaaataaaccctgacagaaggaagatgacctatgaaaccatagcagagatAAAAAGACCATAGttaatatcagaagaccacagttgtggtataggataaatactacgagataaagtagaagatgtcccgaccaattgatcaAAACCTAAATAGAGTTCACTTTTAGATAacgaatagccacaattggtatcaagtagtccataaaTGGATTAttcgtaccaagaagttgtgaaccaaTAAAAATTTGGTCAGCCAAATAACTATGACCTAAAatcatttagtcaaaggattcacattggatgtccacaattgagtggatacaccacagatattctccgcaccttagaagagtacaaaccataaactagacctagaccaatattctaaccataagtccaatggttggaagaaaaggagttgaagatcataagaaaactccaagtggtagagtaaagattgagttggatgtacaatgactcaatactttgagcgAGATAGAAGAAGAAGATCTGAACTGggaggaagttcaatcttattttcataagattgttgaacaccacTTTCAGAaaaatgtcagaccagaagccgaggttcatacctcgaggaagtgaaaattggactataacttgagaaagtgaggaaTACTTACTCAaaagtacggaagctcaagtaagtcatggTTAAGGAAGTTGGATGAAAGAAATATCAGAGACCAAATAAAGCTCAaataggccaaagaccgaaggagttagACCTTGCCAAAACTAAATACAATTAGAAAGAtttctttcatggaacctaaaggaaCCTAAAAtcattataggtatcaactataaaccatgattggatggactaaatgagtctaatccattattAGGGAAATCAACCATCacaaccatttccatggtaagtaccttacaaaGTACCACTATTGCAGttctggtagtaagggaaaacaaagacctatttaccaattaggagtatgttatcaaattAATCTTCAGTTAAGGCTAggagcaccagaagaagtcccaatcattgaatcttcaatgagaaaggaaacaagattataatattgaaagaaatcatggaacTGAAGTAAGAAGCCACTGCTCAGAGAcagacactaatggattccaggaagaatctggacaagggatatattcaattatatccagagaGATCACCACGAAGTTCGAGAAAAGTTGTAGACTATACAAGTCGgaaccacactccggaaacgtgagagagttcaaacttcgaggacgaagtttagtttaagggggagagactgtaatatcccaggattggaggttacaaaaagagaggaaacagatgtgtgcattgcattcatgcatagaaaatccggggaattttcgcgcttttgtttaaaacctccaaagggatcgaggtttctcttacatAGATGGAATTTAGTTAGTCTTCGATGTGGGTGCGACAAATTTCAACATGACCTTTCTAAATTAATGTGTTCTGAGAGAAATAAATTGAATTCACAATCGAATATGGAAGACTGAAACTCAAATAAGTATTTGAATTCATATTATAAATTTTTAATTACAATTCAAACAATGTTTGAAATATGAATAAGACAAAATAAGAAGTATTAAGAATAAGGAAATTACATTTTATTAATTATATACACATTTACAAAGTCATTACAATATCCATAATATTACAAATTACAAATATTACAAGAAtctaaaacagaaaagaaaagctaAGCTAAACCTATTTAAATATCTTCTATTCTTTGTTTCTTTGGTCACCTGCAAAACAAACGAagaaaacaaaaggaaaaggaaagccAGGTGGccaggttagaaagaaatggaAAGCAAATAAGATCTTTCTCAGTCCATGCTCATCCACAAGAGGGGATGTACCAGGCAGAGACTTGCGCCACACAAGCAAGTAGCACTGTCacacatgcatgctatgtgttgtCTCACGCACAGAGCACATAGGCAGTAGTACAAGGCCAAACACAGCTCAGGTCATCAATAAAAGAGGCATCCCTTGGAGCACACAACTCCTTAGCACAGGGTTCATCGACCAGATCAAGAACACAAGAAACAATAGCTATTCTTCATCCAGGCCATCAAACCATCTTAGAAGATATCCCAGTTCATCCAACCAAGTACCAGTATGGTGGTATCCTAGAACAGGATCAAGCCGGAGCTAGGAGGAGGTGCAGTCAAACAAGCAGTAGATCAAGATCAACATCACCCGCTATCCAACTTTGCTACAACAGGTTGATCCATTGATTTAATATAAGCATCTCAGCATACTAGCTTGCACAACTAGGATCAGGGGAAATAAAGAGAAGAATCCACAACACTCCATCAAACCACCCTTCAACTAAATTTTCATCTAGGAGGATGGAGAGATGGATTTTCCTCTCAGTCTTGCATAGaggtgctatgcatgttcatcaccGAGGTTTAGAGAAGCAACAACCCAGTAGTATCTGTTCATATCATAGATCATGCCTCAGCCTATGCATCATGGGCAGGGCCAAGAAATCAAGCATAGTTCTGTTCTTATCAGTTCTATgtagagaaagaaagaaaaagtgaGGTGTCAGTAGAAAGGGGAGCTAGATCACCTAGCCTCAGCTAGTGATCCCTGGTAAAACCAGGAGCTCATACCCTAACCACATACAGAGAGAATAGCAAGATCCCTGTGAGAAAGCCAGTAAATAAATTATGTCCAGAAATACATCTTTCTGATCACTTCAacacatcaagaacactagaaatCATCTAGCAAAGTATATACTTGACCAAGAATATTGTACACAAGTTTGGATGATCATGTGAGCATCAAAAATACCAAATAAGTGAATCTGGAAGTAAATCGCCAAGAAAATACAAATTAACTATTTATATCATGCATATGTACTAGAAAGTCGACATCAACTCAAGTATTATATCTACACAGTTACACTTGTATAAGATGATTAAAACCTGAGCTTTACAGCCATTTATTTATTTACATAGCGACAACAATTATTCGTATGGTTGCTTATCTGTTACCATATGCCTAGTCGAGCTAATGCACACTCCAGCACCCCCACATACACAATTGCTTGATGAAAACATTGTGTGTGCACGTCCTAGTGATACATGATATACTCATCTGTATCAATTAGAGCCTTGACCTACTCCAGAACATCAATTACAGTTTAACCAGGACGCATCTATCTAGCACCAGATCACACCCAGGGCCTGATCACACCTTACCATAGCATCGTGTTCTCACACATGTGCTGGCCAAGAATGTGCACAACACCACCAGCACTACTAGACAATAGCAGTTCATCACCTGCAAACACACAACCTAGTATACGTTCAGGAGATCGCCATTACCACCAAAAATGTGACCGATGAAAACCACTGAACCTAGCCTGTAACAGATCATCGCTCCTCCCCATCATATTGTAGTGAGCAGGGAACCACAACCAAACCACTAGTACCCATCCAACATAAATCATGCACATTACACGGGAGAGGGCAAGGAAGAACCAGAGCTTACCCTGATGCGTGACCGTGGACATAGTCGAGGGAGACGTCGAGGAAGACGTAGGAGGGGCTAGCCAAGCCTTCCACCGCATCATAGCGCGGGAGACCACGGGCAGTCCCAGGGGCAGCATCAGCACTACACCACACCATCAGACCACCACAAAATAGGGGAGGCCGAAACGGAAGGTCGAGCTGGGGCTCGAGGTGCAAGTCGAGGCCGCCAAAAAGGGAGCAgcaggaggcgcggcggcgccggaaCAACGCCGGCGGCCGAGCCAAGCCAGAGGCTAGGGTTAGCCGAAGAAGCACGCACGAGTGCGGGCGAACGTCGAGGCGGCGGGGATTCGGTGAAGGAGATCGAGGCGGAGCCACGCCGGCAAGAATCGGCGGGGATGTGGCCGGCTGTGGCCGGAATCAAGACGGCGACGTGGAGGCGAGCAGGGAGCAGAGAGGGGAATCGTGCGTGAGAGCCATGTGagataacgagagagagagagagatgagggCCTGGTCGCGTTATCATCCTGGACTTGTACGTCTACGTATATGGCCTAACAATGTGTATACGAGTAACGTATGTCCTAGTTAGCCCAATTAGCTCTCTAGTTAATTAGTGCTGATTAGTGTGTTCGCGTGAGATGTATGGCACTAATGAATGTTTGTGCTTAGGTCTAATACATACACACTTGCATAGGTTTAATACTTACACATTATATAAAATTATCCACAAATCTAATTTTGCATATATAACTTTTGTAATTATTTGATTATGATTTAGAGAAAATAAAACTACTCTAAGGTATGTAACAAAAACATTTTAAAATTACAAATTGTAGTCTGAATTTTAAAAATATATTCCTTACTTAGTTGAATTTCTATAAATACTTAACATATTAATTCAACTTAATCATGTTATAAGTATTGTCCAGATTATTTACACATGATTTAATAATTAAACTAATATGTTATTTTTAATTAATAAAAATCAAGTAAATTCCATAAAATTTAGGATAAGTATAAAAATATCTAAATCATATTCGAGTGCTTTGTTAAATTTTTAATTAAAATATTTTCTTTAAGCTAAATTAGTTAATTAAATCCAAAGCAATTTAGTACTTCAAGAAATTCTTTAAAAAAAATAATACCTTGAacctaaatatgatataaagtgctatAACTCTATTTTTGAAAATCAATAATAGGAGTTTGCACTCGCACCTTAATTAATACACCTAAGATTTAATAACACCTTAGATCAAACTCTTACATATCTTTGAGCCAACCGAAAATGTTTGAATTATTTTGTATGACCATTTTTAATACTTACAAGTAGGATCTTTATGATTGAACCTTATGTAGGAGGTGGACACTAGATCATGTAGTTTAAGTAAACATTCGTCCTACACTACCAATTTAATCTTATACTAAAAATTGGCCATAATTTGTAGTTGTATCATCCAATATTGTAACAATAGAATTAACCATTAGACATCTTCCCTAGTTCAACTCAACTAAGTTATTACCTTAAGAATTGCATCACAATTAgacaaccctagttccattaggaatcaaaccctaaccctattattttatgtgaaaccctaaatttcttccaaccctaaaaccctaattcatatATGAactaaaaccctaaccctaatattccaTGTGAACCCTAACGTACTTATAAACCTAAACCTTGGGTTAAAcatatgatcatgatattttATTTTCATTCATAGGTTCATAATGAGCAACTCAATGCTTATTCATATTCACATAGAATATAGGAATCCTATCACTAATAATTTAGCATCCTATGTATGCATACCCATCAAActaagatgatcaaataggatcacCCAAATCTAgaccctagttcctattcccaaGGTCATCATCCTTAATTGATCACCTTTAGTATTAAACCAATTTGATCAATcctaatagtaaccatgattGATGTTTGCCCttacataccatactccactaaacctttCTAGTGTTAGATAATTATGAGCCATCATATCTAGGAGCCAGCTATTCATTACTTAATGATCCAATaagcaaaacctagacaacctcaaccctaattgatatacttcttattacttaagaagtatgttcttcaaaagttattcttttgaagaatataacaagtaaccattaaccatgccatatagtactaagacCAACTACTatgcattacatgttaggattgtaCCAAATCTTATCGTTGGGTGCTAGTAATAttattgttatgatatattgcaTTACTTGTTTATGATATCAAGTACCcaaaccttaataagaaccttgtttgtgaatcactctaaaagtgcaacacaccttgaactaatcattatcactcactaatcctaaatcatcggggttaggtcacgcttagaacgattgcatctcatacttatgcattattgcatccttgccaaccttttaaacatcgtccttaccggacgatgatactatttcagaatttggagttattgcgtatcgaagaccttgcctgcataatctggcagtcaagaaaggcaagttcatcgcttgctcatgccatttgagtatttttatcaaattatttgcaaagtactatgtttatcactattgcataaaaaccaaaaccactattttcataactatgaatatgactatgtggtgggcaatggaaccatggattgtgttgatatggtggaggttccattgcaagggtttatatccatctaggattaaacaacaaatgtcgtccagtgattcttgtgccataatacccgtgttaaccataagatctggagtgggacggaatagtcaattgtatttccacctcttgtacatcaacggatgcgctttaccgtagacccttgatccaagagaggacaagtggtacccttgatccaagagaggacaagtggtagggtgggggtcccgataaagtccccacggttattgcggtctatgatgggttgcagctgccggcgaaggagttcatggtagagacctgaactgttgtcgtggtcggggtccatccttaattggagtaagaggaccggcgaggacccaaggtcggggtttgcaacaacgggtgggtgtatgaggtagcggaggaatatgattggctatgaccttataccgggcctcacaccaaaggaagtgtggacgggtcgcccccggttggcaccaaggttaagatctcttatgggtaaagtaacacacctctgcagagtgtaatgaatcgtgacctgtcactccctgttccgggatatggaactgcgaacgcggccggaaaggagctccatgaagttctagtaaaccggtgaaggctgacggacatagttcttctgaacaaaagcaaccttttgaagaaatggttatgaaaacttgcattggtattagactttctggtctaatgctgtagctagtgcattaaacacctctttcctataatgaacttgttgagtacgctcgtactcatcccactcttaaatcccctgcttagatatggaagcatcgaaggaggatctacagtgcaactcgaaggccaaggagccaacaactacttcacgagacaagaccctgtcagcggagtcagatatgtcatccaacaaggagaaaaccttgattagcagtagaaaggaactagcttcctcaacctagctcctacttagctagaatctattcttagcctctatagctagtcaaatactctacaaatagagttcgtgatagaattagactacgagtcgttcttctggagtttatttgcagatttacctcattgtaaagtaggaggctgtgctgatcttatgtaatagagtaaatgttgtaattctatagacatgccttggacccgcatatgtttctgttgtaccactctgagcgatataatactagtggaacggtgtttcattggtgttatatcagacttgcatactacactatgcagtggtatgccgggtcatcacaattctctaaaatctgcgggatcttctgaaaaagatgctgcctccgaaggtactgcgtcggcactctctcctcctcctgctgtttctctaaagaacaaaaggaaaaggaatgatgtcgaagatttcggcacctccaaagccgaagaggtTGATCCTTCAtgccagaaggcaacttatgatccatatctcgaatccctcgttagctcgtaagttactttgatttccccttatttctgtactcgaagttttttgccttatcttgctttttatgatgtcaatctttaatcacagtgatgatgaggaagaagtaccaactgttgacgtggctcctcggacgagcacgtcacatactttggttgtttcggagacgccagttgagggagaagaatcctcgcctcctcgacaaaacgtcgccaccaccactcctccttcaagccctcttgctccTTCACCGAAAAGTACAAGGGTTGAAATgatcgtggagcctacccctCAATTGGGTGGCTCTTCTAATcctctcttagatgatgtaagtttctaATTTTCTTGCCAGTATCTTTATTTCGTCTGTTTGCTTCTTTacgccttcatatttttcccataccgatgtTTTCTAcctttgtttttctttgacagcccatgatcaaagagcttgttcgcatcggatcccaattcattgggtaccgtgaatatgccagcaggactgaaggtaacaactttttttgctgccattgtttctaacttcttgttcctatttttgtcgcaatcttgactgttcttttctattttgtcagagaaacttgcagaggccaacaagcttgccaaCACTCTTGCTTAGAAACtgaagcaaagtgaaacggctcgcaagaaagacgaacttgatgctagccaagccaaagcagaggctgatgaggccaaggcaaaagctgctagtgtcgaagaactgcaaAAGAGACTTGAGGATGTCGAAACTGCTTtcaacgagcacaaggccgcccaagttactcgtgaaaagggaatcctcaagcgcttgaacacgcaaaatcgacgcttcctcggtaactttgttgatcccttctatttttcttaggacttgctttcttttgtttttacttgctgtcgactAACATGTACTTTttatggcaggtcaaacaagccaagagtttgatcttgagaatcccaccaatgatcctctgcttgacgcactttcttatctggaggttcatggccaagaaattcgcgaaggcgtggtgaatgctaacgcaggattgtcgaagttgttcccctacttcttcccgaagaaggaggagcctaagactttccttgcccttgccaaggacttcaatccaccggaggatcttggactgaagatgcgccaggagaacatgaaggttgccgttgagaacactgttgccttggttgctgacagccaacaaactgttgactggatgaaggttggtgacaccgagcagatagagcaaacaaaatggcggtcattgatcaaggcagccaaacccaacacgaagaaaatcttggcctatctcgggatcaagccatcttcaactcctagctcatcaaggccggaggtctagttgaatgcctttgctttttctttccttGGCTTCCTCTATTTCTTTTGCTGTGGTCGCCATTTTAGccttggcgacaattatcctgttagtccctttggagaacttcttttgtaatgtctatgtaaattttctaaaaaatcaatgaaattcctcttggcactatcattgatcctgggattttcttttccagttaatatttgataactattcaaccaacccttgctctgccgatgcttcacctgcttcttccttctcgaagaaaatgctagtcgatgataatcccctcgaaggttcttcaagcaaacatttgtcgtaaGATTTGCAAGaatttcgacaacaacttcaatccatgaaaaaacaaactctggcaatgatggaacaatctcgaaaagcatctgaaaaagagaaacttgctctccaacaagccaaagaagctatggctgccaaggatgctgctgtgttgGAAGCTAAGGCagccactactcgagaaaatagcatgctcgagctaatgtctgaagctagcacagatatgctaggtatgtttttccaacctcattcTGCCTCTTTTTTTTGCTTTACTGCGCCTCCCCTTAAATTTcctgccttgtcgcttaataggctccgtTCTTGACGCTGCCGCCGAAGACCAAAGagtgaacgagagaacgaatcttctcgtcaatctttcccttaaccatggctgtctgcTCGGGCCACTCCTGAACGGACccaacaaattgtcaggttccaagatcgtgcttgccaggtgcgcgaatttctcagtttttgcacgacaacgttaacccttgtttacaagactttgtttcctcgaaatgaggttcccaaaactcttcctgaattgctggagatattcagagatgctccccgcattcataattttgtgcgagctcaattgactgctggagcaaggttcgccatgattatgataaatatttgccatccaaaattagacctgacgaagattgttgctgattgcctggccaagaaatcgcggcgaaaaaatgatattgacacaatcaatgagatggtaactcctgtggccgagtcgatgatagatgagcttcttcggatggactcagaattcttcgtcaaggggtcctatgctgaacacaagacaaccagaggcttgtccatagatagtattttaggctttgactgacttgtactatattgcaaaacattgtgtctgtatcttttttgatttcttttttatttcgaaagagatttgttgtatattgcaaagtgctctatattgttggagcccccgagccttctggctagaatttgtactgtttttgccatctcgaagatttttcctcttgtcaTAAGAAAATGTCTTTATTTTTTCCATTGATGAGTTGCAAGCCCCCGAATATCTTAgtatcgaagttctatattttttgttgcgaggttcttggaccaaagcaataagattctgACGCGTACACTAtctttataattgttagcttccgatgtttatatttggcgaggtgttagtgtaccaaggcgaaatatttcggtaagtctagtttgtctatattaTACGTATTTTgatacttgaaggcgttgagcccccgagcgtgtcgaagaataagaagtatatctccactatctttattatattgcagcaccgcgagcccgcctcattaaaacctttctggccccactcggtgccccaaaaaggaaaagagtgcgtctgaaaactcgcgggcgtttcagtacattgtatttttacagaggagggctatatttcaactctaggcgtagaaccgcctgagctgcgccacgttccaggggtttttcttgggagcccctgtcttcttgtccttgatcctgtatgcacctccgtcgatgacttccgtgacaacgtaaggccccaaccatggtgattcgagcttctcagtacttttttgatttaaccgcaggaccaaatccccgacctgaaaagatcttggccttaaccgttgactgtggtagtttttgaggtcttgctggtatttggtgactcgtgaaagtacttcatctcgagcttcgtcgagtgcgtccatatcatcctcccgagctttttgtgatgttttttcgtcatactctgttactcttggagaatcatgctctatttcaattggtagtactgcttcggctccgtggacgagaaaaaacggagtttcttgtgtcgccttatttggtgttgttcgagtgctccacaaaacacttggcaattcctctggccaagtatgtcgagctttttcaagtggtcctagcaggcgcttcttgaggccgttgcagatgataccattggctttctcgacttgtccgttagtttgcgggtgcccaactgacgcaaagtgcaatttaatgcctacttctgtgcagtattccttgaattccttggatgtaaagtttgaaccattatctgtaacaatgctatgaggcacttcaaaccgaaaaacgaggcctttcacaaactttattgccgacgctgcatct includes the following:
- the LOC127330385 gene encoding uncharacterized protein, whose translation is MPWTRICFCCTTLSDIILVERCFIGVISDLHTTLCSGMPGHHNSLKSAGSSEKDAASEGTASALSPPPAVSLKNKRKRNDVEDFGTSKAEEVDPSCQKATYDPYLESLVSSDDEEEVPTVDVAPRTSTSHTLVVSETPVEGEESSPPRQNVATTTPPSSPLAPSPKSTRVEMIVEPTPQLGGSSNPLLDDPMIKELVRIGSQFIGYREYASRTEEKLAEANKLANTLA